In one window of Deltaproteobacteria bacterium DNA:
- a CDS encoding PAS domain S-box protein encodes MTENLLLACDKVSSERYQAFIENISDGVYEVDTQGNFLYFNNSLCRMFGYPREEIQFQNFSKFMNEAYSNIAVETFKKLYKTGRAVSDLTWEFIDKKGEQRIVELSANQIVDDSGRVIGFRGIARDVTGRFKIQRALQESERRYKILLDFVPHPIVVFSLDGRVSYLNPAFTQIFGWTLEELKGKKIPYIPPGLEQETSENIRKLFQEKIILRQETQRLTKDGRILDVVFRAAVFSENKDEPSGELVLLRDITQEKRVRRNNEALLETSLALPKHPDLDDLLDYIGAKIKALTDAEGALVILLDQETNELYFKSAVHDNQAAEQLLKEVRFPAHKGISGKVIRTGQPIIVEDTSKNPDFYAVVDIQAGFATKSLLDVPLRTGDRIIGVLCAMNKKHGHFDELDVELLNMISGTVALSIENARVSKEIKEAYNEVASLNRAKGKVINHLSHELRTPLAVLAASLSILEKKLDFLPPEASRPTIDRARRNLGRILDMQYQVEDIIRERHYDAHHILTLLLDECSDELEVLVANEVGEGSVVERIRKRIDEVFRPKEDLPKEIVPAPFIKDTLGKIRPRFKHRDIELNTYLETTRPISIPEDPLEKLVIGLVKNAIENTPDEGKIEIMCREKGNGVELIVRDYGVGITLENRRRIFEGFFVTQETMDYSTKREFDFNAGGKGADLLRMKIFSERYHFKIDMASVRCRYIPTDKDICPGRISKCGFCRSTGDCHESGGTTFTVFFPFESTAAHNESAPEEAY; translated from the coding sequence ATGACGGAGAATCTCTTATTGGCCTGTGATAAGGTGTCGAGCGAGCGCTACCAAGCCTTCATAGAAAATATTTCGGATGGGGTCTATGAGGTGGATACCCAAGGAAATTTTCTCTATTTCAACAATTCTCTCTGCAGGATGTTCGGCTACCCAAGGGAAGAAATCCAGTTCCAGAATTTCTCCAAATTCATGAACGAGGCATATTCAAACATCGCGGTTGAAACCTTTAAGAAACTCTATAAGACCGGCCGGGCCGTGTCCGACCTCACATGGGAATTCATCGACAAGAAAGGCGAACAAAGGATTGTTGAACTCTCCGCAAATCAGATTGTAGATGATAGTGGAAGGGTCATCGGTTTTCGAGGCATTGCGCGGGATGTGACCGGCAGGTTCAAAATTCAGAGAGCGCTCCAGGAATCTGAAAGACGCTACAAGATACTCCTCGACTTTGTCCCTCATCCGATTGTTGTGTTTTCACTCGACGGCCGCGTGTCATATCTCAACCCTGCGTTTACACAGATCTTCGGGTGGACACTCGAAGAACTCAAAGGAAAAAAGATCCCCTATATCCCTCCCGGTCTGGAACAGGAAACGTCAGAGAACATCAGAAAGCTGTTCCAGGAAAAAATCATTCTTCGGCAGGAAACGCAGAGGCTCACCAAGGACGGCCGGATTCTGGACGTGGTCTTCAGGGCCGCCGTCTTTTCCGAGAACAAGGATGAGCCTTCAGGAGAACTCGTTCTTCTACGGGATATCACACAGGAAAAGCGGGTTCGTCGGAACAACGAGGCCCTTCTGGAAACCAGTCTGGCCCTTCCCAAACATCCTGACCTGGATGATTTACTGGATTATATCGGCGCTAAAATCAAGGCCCTCACAGATGCTGAAGGCGCCCTGGTCATCCTGCTGGACCAGGAAACCAACGAACTCTATTTCAAATCGGCCGTCCATGATAATCAGGCCGCGGAACAGCTCCTCAAAGAGGTCCGGTTCCCGGCTCACAAGGGCATCTCCGGGAAGGTCATACGCACCGGCCAGCCGATCATCGTAGAAGATACATCAAAGAATCCTGATTTCTATGCGGTGGTGGATATACAGGCCGGTTTTGCCACCAAGAGCCTGCTGGATGTCCCCTTGAGAACCGGCGACCGCATCATCGGGGTCTTATGTGCAATGAACAAGAAGCACGGACATTTTGACGAACTGGACGTTGAGCTGTTGAATATGATATCCGGAACCGTAGCCCTCTCCATTGAAAATGCCCGGGTTTCCAAAGAGATAAAAGAGGCCTACAATGAGGTGGCCAGCCTGAACCGGGCCAAGGGAAAGGTCATCAATCATCTTTCCCATGAATTGAGAACCCCGCTGGCGGTCCTCGCCGCCTCCCTGAGTATTCTGGAAAAAAAGCTGGACTTTCTCCCACCCGAGGCCTCTCGCCCCACCATAGATCGCGCCCGGCGCAATCTGGGCCGTATACTGGATATGCAGTATCAGGTGGAAGACATCATCCGGGAACGCCATTATGATGCCCACCATATTCTCACGCTCCTGTTGGATGAGTGCTCGGATGAACTGGAAGTCCTCGTCGCAAACGAGGTTGGGGAAGGTTCTGTTGTGGAGAGAATCAGGAAACGGATTGACGAGGTCTTCCGTCCAAAGGAAGACCTGCCCAAGGAGATTGTCCCGGCTCCCTTTATTAAAGATACCCTGGGAAAAATCCGCCCTCGTTTTAAACATCGAGACATCGAGTTGAACACCTATCTTGAAACCACCAGGCCTATCTCCATTCCGGAGGATCCCCTTGAAAAACTCGTCATCGGCCTTGTCAAAAATGCCATTGAAAACACACCTGATGAAGGAAAAATCGAGATCATGTGCAGGGAAAAAGGAAATGGCGTCGAATTGATTGTCCGGGACTACGGGGTCGGGATCACCCTCGAAAACCGGAGGCGCATTTTTGAGGGCTTTTTTGTTACACAGGAAACCATGGACTATTCAACGAAGCGGGAGTTCGACTTCAATGCAGGCGGCAAGGGCGCCGACCTGTTGCGCATGAAGATCTTTTCGGAACGATATCATTTCAAGATCGATATGGCATCCGTCAGGTGCCGGTATATACCGACGGATAAGGACATCTGCCCGGGTAGAATTTCAAAGTGCGGGTTCTGCAGAAGCACGGGGGACTGCCATGAATCCGGGGGGACCACCTTCACGGTCTTTTTTCCTTTTGAATCAACCGCCGCTCATAACGAAAGCGCCCCGGAAGAGGCGTACTGA
- the rnhA gene encoding ribonuclease HI — protein MTENKDKVVEIFTDGACSGNPGPGGYGSLLRYGDVIKEISGCASNTTNNRMEMMAVIEALRQLKRPCRITLYTDSTYVMRGMTEWIPGWIRRNWVNSQKKPVLNRDLWEEILDLSRPHQIEWKWVRGHQGHPENERCDWLARNALKKCNETSDPEMPAADSISTP, from the coding sequence ATGACAGAAAACAAAGACAAGGTCGTTGAGATTTTCACAGACGGGGCGTGCAGTGGAAATCCCGGACCAGGGGGGTACGGGTCATTGCTCAGATACGGCGATGTTATCAAGGAGATCTCCGGGTGCGCTTCGAACACCACCAATAACCGGATGGAAATGATGGCTGTGATAGAGGCCCTCCGGCAGCTCAAGAGACCTTGCAGGATCACGCTGTATACCGATTCCACATATGTGATGCGGGGTATGACAGAGTGGATACCCGGATGGATCAGGCGAAATTGGGTCAATTCTCAAAAAAAACCGGTCCTGAATAGAGATCTGTGGGAGGAGATTCTGGATTTGAGCAGGCCGCATCAAATTGAATGGAAGTGGGTGCGGGGACACCAGGGGCATCCGGAAAACGAGCGATGTGACTGGCTGGCGAGAAATGCATTGAAAAAATGCAATGAGACATCCGACCCCGAGATGCCCGCGGCTGACAGCATCAGTACTCCATGA
- a CDS encoding redox-sensing transcriptional repressor Rex — MPKSEKVPKATITRLSIYYRQLELLEFDGYRVVSSEKLAWLCQVNSAQVRKDLGYFGEFGIRGVGYDVIDLQAHIKDILAINRNWNLGIVGIGKLGSALVQHHNFSARGFKCVAAFDNAPDKIGKRLPSGLKIRNIDELRDAVVELDVEIGVITTPASAAQKVADFFLDAHVNAILNFSPTRISVPECCLVENIDFTVMLDVLVCKFHHEAKGGGRN, encoded by the coding sequence ATGCCTAAATCAGAGAAAGTTCCAAAAGCTACAATTACAAGACTCTCCATCTACTACAGACAGCTTGAACTCCTTGAATTCGATGGATACCGAGTGGTATCTTCTGAGAAATTGGCATGGCTGTGCCAGGTTAACTCTGCCCAGGTCAGGAAAGACCTCGGATATTTTGGAGAATTCGGCATCCGGGGGGTGGGCTATGACGTAATAGATCTGCAGGCCCACATAAAAGATATTTTAGCCATCAACCGCAATTGGAATCTGGGGATTGTCGGAATAGGCAAACTGGGATCCGCCCTTGTTCAACATCATAATTTCTCTGCGAGAGGCTTCAAGTGCGTGGCCGCCTTTGACAATGCGCCGGATAAAATCGGAAAAAGGCTTCCCTCGGGATTGAAGATCAGGAACATTGATGAATTGAGAGATGCTGTCGTGGAACTGGATGTGGAGATCGGCGTCATCACCACACCTGCCTCCGCAGCGCAGAAAGTGGCAGACTTTTTTTTGGACGCCCATGTAAACGCCATCCTCAACTTTTCCCCTACACGGATCAGTGTCCCTGAGTGCTGCCTGGTCGAAAACATCGATTTTACGGTGATGTTGGACGTACTTGTCTGCAAGTTTCATCATGAGGCCAAAGGAGGGGGTCGCAACTAG
- a CDS encoding hotdog fold thioesterase — MGQEVFSAIAERVRSEGYARKLGLKLVEVSEGCAVVEMVPMEDDANIFGMVHGGAIFSLMDEAFQASCNSHGRVAVALDVNLVFHHPAEPGRKLRAESREVHRSNKTGAYEIKVTDEHNVLIASCQALAYRKRERLPFLDE, encoded by the coding sequence ATGGGTCAGGAGGTTTTTTCCGCGATTGCCGAACGTGTTCGGTCGGAGGGGTACGCCCGCAAACTGGGGCTGAAACTGGTGGAGGTTTCCGAAGGATGCGCTGTTGTTGAGATGGTGCCGATGGAAGATGACGCCAATATCTTCGGCATGGTGCATGGGGGGGCCATCTTTTCGCTTATGGATGAGGCATTTCAGGCCTCCTGTAATTCCCACGGACGGGTGGCCGTGGCCCTTGATGTCAATCTGGTTTTCCATCATCCGGCCGAACCCGGACGAAAACTTCGGGCCGAATCAAGGGAGGTCCATCGCTCCAATAAGACGGGTGCCTATGAGATAAAGGTGACGGATGAACACAACGTGCTGATTGCCTCTTGCCAGGCCCTCGCCTACAGGAAAAGAGAGAGGTTGCCGTTCCTGGACGAATAG
- the hpt gene encoding hypoxanthine phosphoribosyltransferase, translating to MVGKDKVRILKKEVLIPEAAIQRRVREIADQISDDYRGDEPILVGILKGSIIFMADLMRAIRIPVKMDFIRAASYGSETQSSGTVRVTKDIELPVEGKSIILIEDIVDSGLTLTYVKKLLEGRGAASLRICALIDKSERREREVLVDYCGFQIQEGFLVGYGLDCNEEYRNLPEICVLKE from the coding sequence ATGGTTGGAAAGGACAAGGTGAGGATTTTGAAAAAAGAAGTCCTGATACCGGAAGCGGCCATTCAAAGGCGTGTCAGGGAAATCGCAGACCAGATATCCGATGACTACCGGGGAGATGAACCGATTCTGGTGGGGATACTGAAGGGATCGATCATCTTCATGGCCGACCTCATGAGGGCCATCCGCATCCCCGTAAAAATGGATTTTATACGGGCGGCCAGTTACGGCTCGGAAACCCAGTCCAGCGGAACGGTCCGGGTGACCAAGGATATTGAGCTGCCTGTCGAGGGAAAATCCATTATCCTGATTGAGGATATCGTGGACAGCGGATTGACCCTGACCTACGTCAAAAAGCTTCTGGAAGGCCGTGGGGCCGCATCCCTCAGGATTTGTGCGCTCATTGACAAATCCGAGCGGAGGGAGCGGGAAGTTTTGGTGGATTATTGCGGATTTCAAATCCAGGAAGGTTTTCTGGTAGGGTACGGACTTGACTGCAATGAGGAATACCGCAATCTGCCCGAGATCTGCGTGCTCAAAGAGTAG